In Arthrobacter citreus, a single genomic region encodes these proteins:
- the mreC gene encoding rod shape-determining protein MreC, translating to MPQFFQNKRLMIVLAAIILLVALLGYSLRSNRNLSIPEQFIKDTVSLTEKVFNKPAQLIAGFFNNIADLKDTYDENKVLKSKLDKYVELSVHEKALEKENKELKDMMGIDKSLSDYDTFQATVTIRDPDKWQQIITIDKGSLSGIEKEMAVITAKGLIGKVKNVSKFSSTVQLLSSSDRTNRISAKIQDKHTVFGLIEGYDVEKQALLFKRIPSTAKVKKGQTVVTSGLGGVFPANLVIGKVEEVVPDEHGLTQTAYIKPQADFNDIDHVLAVKRLIDQPKKGE from the coding sequence ATGCCACAATTTTTTCAAAATAAACGTTTAATGATTGTCCTAGCTGCTATTATCTTACTAGTGGCACTTTTAGGCTATTCTTTAAGAAGTAACAGAAACCTTTCAATTCCCGAGCAGTTTATTAAAGATACAGTAAGTTTGACTGAAAAAGTATTTAATAAACCCGCACAACTTATTGCGGGTTTCTTTAATAATATTGCGGATTTAAAAGATACATACGATGAAAATAAAGTGTTGAAAAGTAAACTTGATAAGTATGTTGAATTATCTGTACATGAGAAGGCTTTAGAAAAAGAAAATAAAGAATTAAAAGACATGATGGGAATTGACAAAAGTCTAAGTGATTATGATACATTTCAAGCTACTGTAACGATTAGAGATCCTGATAAATGGCAACAAATTATAACAATTGATAAAGGATCGTTAAGCGGAATAGAAAAAGAAATGGCTGTTATTACTGCTAAAGGCTTAATAGGAAAAGTAAAGAATGTTTCTAAATTTTCATCAACTGTACAATTATTAAGTTCTTCAGATCGAACAAATCGAATTTCTGCTAAAATCCAAGACAAACACACGGTTTTTGGTTTGATAGAAGGTTATGATGTTGAGAAACAGGCTTTATTATTCAAACGAATTCCTTCAACTGCAAAAGTAAAAAAAGGACAAACAGTCGTGACTTCGGGTCTAGGTGGTGTTTTTCCTGCTAATTTAGTAATAGGAAAAGTTGAAGAGGTTGTTCCTGATGAACATGGGCTAACACAAACAGCGTATATCAAGCCACAAGCGGATTTTAATGATATTGATCACGTGCTTGCTGTTAAACGTTTAATCGACCAGCCAAAGAAAGGAGAGTAG
- the minC gene encoding septum site-determining protein MinC, which translates to MMEQRQQYVTIKGTKDGLTLHLDDTCSFQILVDEIEERLSTHLFESNDRPLLAVRLKIGNRFLSPEQDEIIRSIVRKKNNLVVETIESNVISKQDAIEWMKREEIVPICRMVRSGQILQVKGDLLLIGDVNPGGTVIAGGNIFIMGALRGTAHAGFNGNKEAVIAASIMRPMQLRICSIMNRAPDHYGDEGNEMECAYINEDGQIIVDRIQFLTHLRPSLTRLERGMM; encoded by the coding sequence ATCATGGAACAGAGGCAACAATATGTTACAATTAAAGGAACGAAAGATGGTCTAACACTGCACCTCGATGATACATGTTCTTTTCAGATTTTAGTAGATGAAATTGAAGAAAGACTGTCTACCCACTTGTTTGAGAGCAATGATCGTCCCTTACTTGCAGTTCGTTTAAAAATAGGAAATCGTTTTTTATCTCCCGAACAAGATGAAATAATTCGTTCAATTGTTCGTAAAAAGAATAATCTTGTTGTCGAGACAATCGAAAGTAATGTTATTTCGAAGCAAGACGCTATTGAATGGATGAAAAGGGAGGAAATTGTACCTATTTGTAGAATGGTAAGATCCGGTCAGATTCTCCAAGTGAAAGGTGATTTACTGTTAATCGGTGATGTTAACCCAGGTGGAACTGTTATTGCGGGTGGAAATATCTTTATTATGGGTGCTCTAAGAGGTACTGCTCATGCCGGTTTTAATGGTAATAAGGAGGCAGTTATTGCGGCATCAATAATGAGACCAATGCAGTTGAGAATTTGCAGCATAATGAACAGAGCACCGGATCATTATGGTGATGAAGGCAATGAAATGGAATGTGCTTATATAAATGAAGACGGCCAAATCATTGTCGATCGCATTCAATTTCTGACTCATCTTAGACCTAGTTTGACAAGGTTAGAAAGGGGCATGATGTAA
- the minD gene encoding septum site-determining protein MinD, with product MGEAIVITSGKGGVGKTTTSANLGTALAMFGKKVCLIDTDIGLRNLDVVMGLENRIVYDLVDVVEGRCKTHQALIKDKRFECLYLLPAAQTSDKTAVSPEQMKELVDELKKDYDYILIDCPAGIEQGYKNAVAGADKAIVVTTPEVSSIRDADRIIGLLDQEDIEPPKLVINRIRSHMMENKDSLDVDDITSMLAVDLIGIVQDDENVLKATNSGEPVALNPNSKASIAYRNIARRVLGESVPLQSLETDKSIFFKVKKLFGIR from the coding sequence GTGGGAGAGGCTATAGTAATTACATCTGGTAAAGGTGGAGTTGGTAAAACAACAACATCAGCAAATTTGGGAACAGCTTTAGCGATGTTTGGTAAAAAAGTGTGTTTAATTGACACTGATATAGGCCTACGTAACTTAGATGTTGTAATGGGTTTAGAAAATCGTATTGTCTATGATTTAGTAGACGTTGTTGAAGGCCGCTGTAAAACGCACCAGGCACTAATAAAAGATAAGCGCTTTGAATGCTTATACTTATTACCTGCTGCTCAAACAAGTGATAAAACTGCTGTTTCTCCTGAACAAATGAAAGAGCTAGTTGATGAATTGAAAAAAGACTATGATTATATATTAATAGACTGCCCTGCTGGTATTGAACAAGGATATAAAAATGCAGTAGCAGGTGCGGATAAAGCGATTGTTGTCACAACGCCAGAAGTTTCTTCAATTCGTGATGCAGATCGTATTATAGGATTATTAGATCAAGAGGATATTGAACCTCCAAAACTAGTAATCAACCGTATTAGAAGCCACATGATGGAAAATAAAGATAGTTTAGATGTTGATGATATTACATCAATGTTAGCTGTCGATTTAATCGGTATTGTCCAAGATGATGAGAACGTTCTTAAGGCAACTAATAGTGGTGAACCTGTTGCATTGAATCCAAATTCAAAAGCTTCAATTGCATATAGAAATATTGCAAGAAGAGTGCTAGGGGAATCG
- the mreD gene encoding rod shape-determining protein MreD, with protein sequence MSKYGLPLLLSLLFILENIYVSTVSPNILGHDVTVVPHFLFFGLLFMTLYYNPRKALIYGVIFGFVYDIVYTEVIGIYLAAFPLFIFLISQAMKILYANLFVRSILVLIWTAALEYLVYGLNALFGFTNMNNTYFMNHRLFPTLLLNALFILIFAYPFSSLLRTIRENNEEK encoded by the coding sequence ATGAGTAAGTATGGTTTACCTCTGCTTTTATCACTTCTTTTTATATTAGAAAATATTTATGTTTCAACTGTATCGCCAAATATTCTTGGGCACGATGTGACAGTTGTTCCACATTTTTTATTTTTTGGATTATTATTTATGACGCTATATTATAATCCGAGAAAAGCACTGATTTATGGTGTTATCTTTGGATTTGTTTATGATATTGTTTATACTGAGGTTATTGGTATTTATTTGGCTGCTTTTCCTTTATTTATTTTCTTAATAAGTCAAGCGATGAAAATACTATACGCGAATTTATTCGTTCGAAGTATCCTTGTTTTAATATGGACTGCAGCATTAGAATATTTAGTATACGGATTAAATGCTTTATTCGGATTTACAAATATGAATAATACATACTTTATGAATCATCGATTATTTCCGACATTATTACTGAATGCACTATTTATATTAATTTTTGCATATCCTTTCTCATCATTATTAAGAACGATTCGTGAAAATAATGAGGAAAAATAA